Part of the Rissa tridactyla isolate bRisTri1 chromosome 3, bRisTri1.patW.cur.20221130, whole genome shotgun sequence genome, AAGACATAGTCTGTATACGGTAAGCAACTAAACATGAAATGTAGAGGGGGTTTATTTGCTGGCATCAAACCCTTTGAGTCAGCTATGGTGTTACTGCCCTATTGCTGAGGGAAGGCTTTTCTGAGTGCTCTGCACTCTGGTTTGGGGAAGCTGCTTTTATGGGAACAGCTGTCTGTAGCCTGGGGCTCTCAACAGTGAAACTGTGCTGGCACTATGACCACACTCTGTACCAGTAAAGCTAGACTGGTAAAACTCTCCGTAAGCATAAACTCAGGCCTTACTCATCTAGGTTTACCCGGTGGCCGCAGGGTTACGCACAAATGAGGCGGTTCTGATTGTGGGATTTGGTTTAAATCTCTCCAGAATGCGTCTTTGCATgacactgctcagctgctggtaattttttgttttggacACTTGCGGTTACTCAAACTGGCTGAGGAAGGAAGACAAAAGGATTGCTTCATTTTCTTGCAGATTGTTCCTATTTTTACTTGGCAGTGGGCCACCGGAGGTCCAGACAGGCAAGTGGCGCTGCTGTGCACACCAGCCAGTAGCATGTGGTCACAAACAGCACCAATTGCAACAGGTTGCCTGAGGGTTTCAGACACTACTGTTCGTTTTCTGAGATCTTTTCTGAACAGAGGACCAAAAAGAATCAAACGGAAGGATTTCTGTGTTTGGGGCAGTTCCCCCAAGTGCCATGCAGGAAATGCCAGCATGGAAAAAGTCACAAGGAAAAGGTGTCTGGCTGTTTTGACTTTTTTGAATATGGATGACCCCACTTACCTACCCCAATCCATGGAAACCttctcagtcagaaaaaaaaagtgacactaaGGCCAAGGAGATACTCTTCTGTAAGACTAGCAGTGATGGCAATAAATAGTAATCATTgaaccatagaattgtctaggttggaagggacctttaagatcatcgagtccaaccatcaaccaactgacaaaaccatcactaaaccgtgtcactaagcaccacatctacctatcttttaaatacctccagggatggcgattccaccacttccctgggcagcctcttccggtgtttgataacccttttggtgtagaaatttttcctgatatccggtctaaacctcccctggcgcaacttgaggccgtttcctcttgtcctatcatgaATGATTGCCTGTGTTCAGCGCTGATTTTAATATACCAAAGTGGAGATGTGTCAGGGAAGActtcaggttttcctgctgccaagTGCCAGTCCTGGTCCAGAATTCACAGGCTGAGGTGAAAAGTATAGGCACTGGCACCGTGTCAccccagaggcaatgggcactgGCACTGTGAGCCAGCTGGAGCGTAATTCAGGTACCTGCCCCTGTCTCCTCATTCCTTTGCTCCTGCACTGTGGGTCACACCCCACGGACTGGCACATGTGCTTGCTGCCAGGTTTGATGGCACCTTCCCAGCTATGAGCTGCAAGCCCAGGATGCAGGGACCCACTTTCCATTGGCATTGGTACCCTCCAGGAACACAGTGACAAGTTCCTCACCCCTGTGTACAGTTAACGATGGGTGAGGATACTCACAGAAGTGCAGATTATAACAGTGGAATTAATGCAGATTTACTACAGCACCATTTCTGCCTTGGTGGAATAGCTGCTGTGGAAGCAGTGATCTGCCTAATGCTGGCCTGTGATGAACTGCGCAGAGCAGATTTAATTCTCTGTAATGAGCGTGAGTGGAGGTACCACGTTGGCAATTTATTTAAGGACAGAAGTGTAGGATGtgtaaagacagaaaataaggaCAGCAGAGGCATATTTTGAATGGTAGTAGCTGAAGGAATGGTTCTTACAAAGGACTTGTGGAATCCGCAGGTTTATTCTTTGGAGAGCCATGTAAGGCACAGAGGGAGACTGCTGGAAGATGATCTCAGTTTCTCTTTGTTCCTTGGCTGCAGGAAATTTCCACCGTAAAGCCTCAGTGATCATGGTGGATGAGCTGCTGTCTGCCTACCCACACCAGCTTTCATTTTCCGAGGCTGGGCTCCGGATCATGATAACTAGCCACTTCCCTCCCAAAACACGTCTCTCCATGGCTAGCCGCATGTTAATCAATGAGGTATGTCTTTTATCTCTCCCTACCTCCTCTTCTTCTGAATTTGCCTTTTCCTGTAGCAGTGTCTGGGTCAAAATGGAACTCTTGTGTTTCTTCTGGATCCCTGATAGCGTCTTCCCAGATTTTATCCTTCTGACACCAACTTCAACCCTTGCTATCAGTCCCCGTGGAGATTTTAGCAGAGAAAGTTTCAAGTCATTATGTGGTTATGTTACCTGTAACTGTTGCTCACAGGAGGTGCTGCCAGCATTGATCCGACATTAATATCACttgcatttatttaataattatataATAATAAGTGCAAGTGACCGAGTCTGTACTTAGTCTGGCCCTAGTCTTGGAGTACTCCTGGAGTCAATTCTACAACCACTGGTCCTTCTCTTATAAAAGTTTTATATGTGAGATTTATCTAGTCATCTGCTAGCAAGCATCATGTTATACTTGATCAAAATTCAtcccttttgcttttaaagccAAATTTTTAACAAACTCTGCACAtctctctctgttcctcctttgctctttaaaaaaaatctgtctttcagtAAGAATTTGTGCCTGTATTTGCAGAGACAAAGACTGATCAACAGCAGGACTTACACCAATGGTGAGTCAGAAGTAGCCATCAAAATACCTATCAAGCACGTGGTTGAGAATGGAACAGGCCCCAGCAACTCCGCCGAGCGGGGTGTGAATGGCACACGGCGGGACGAAGACATGGCTGAGGCTGGGAACGAGACAGAGAATGAGAATGAGGATAACGAGAACAACGAAAAcgatgaggaagaggaagaagatgatgacgatgatgaccATGAAGGGCCATACACACCTTTTGACCTACCCAGTAAGAAAATCCTGGGTTTGTGTTGTTCCAGAAAGCAAAACTCTGTTTGGGTATgccagagagcattgcagatgtgTGTTGAGGTAGAAGTGTCTCTGAGAGCTCTCATCAGCCTGCACCTCATAGTGTAGCTCCTGGTCACAGGTAAAAGATAAGAGgaactgggaagcagcaggaactTCTCAGGTTGCAGACTCCTGGGCTTGGAcacacctctgctgctgctcgtGCATTGGCCCAACGCTGCTGTTGCAGTCAGAAGGGAAAGGCAGCAATCTCCATGGGGTGGTTCCTCCCTCAAAACCTGGGTCACCCTCACCAGAGAGGCCCATCTGtctctgctgactgcagaggaAGCCGAGGATGGTGGGGGCTGCTGTCAAGGTGCCTGAATGCAGGTCAGATGTGTCTGCACCTAGGTCTTACCTTTGCTGGGAAATGAGGTGCGCTCTTACCTTTGTGGTAAGGTGTAGTACTAGTGGAGACAAGGCAGCGGTGGTGCTGGTGTGGAGAGACAACAAAAGAAGGTCCTTGGGTGCCTCTGCTTCCTGCTCTTAACTAGGCACAGCCACGGtgtcttctcagtgtttctggaGGGCTTAGAAAGTCAGAGCAGCTGCGCGACTTGTGGAAAACCACACGTGCCTCAGGTTGCTGAGCACTGCGCCTGCAGGATGAAGCTCTCCTTTTTGCCAAGTCCCTCCCTCTTACCCCATCAGGGCTCGAGTCCCGGGATGATTAAAACGTATCCCTGCCTTACCTTTGACTCACActtgacacagctggtgagaccTGTGTTGTTGCTGGCAAGATCTGCTGTGTTGCAGACAAGCCAGAATACTGTAGGGACTGGCCCTGCCCTTTACAGGTGAGATATGTTTTGGGGAACTCATGTTCAGATCTCATCACTCAAACAACATAGCTATAgttcaaggaaggaaaaaacctgagCCTTGAAGAGAGTAATTTAGATGTCCTATGGACTATGACACTAGATTCATGGTATGGGAAAAGTTGTCACGAGCCTCTGGAGATCCCTTGTTCaaacccctgctcagagcaggttgcccaaggCTGcatccagttgagttttgattaTCTATAAGGATGGAGATCCGACAGTCTTTTTGGgtgcctgttccagtgtttgacaaccctCACGgtagggcaaaaaaaaagaaagcgtaGAATTTATGGTAGCATCTGTTCTGAATTTCCCTTATTGCAAGTTGAGTCCATTGGCTCTCATAATTCCCTTTTGCGTTTCTGCGAAGGGCCTAGCTCCATCTTTTCTATAGCCTCCCATTAGGTGGTTGAAGATGGATCAGATCTCTTTCCAGAACTTGCTTTTTATGTGGTACCTGTAAGAACTTGACCCAGGGAGGGTAGCAAGTGTGCTCTGACCCGTTACTTAACTCTCAGGGAGGCACTTCATActcctcctctctgcccatccctgccctcccatcTCTGCCATCACACCATGATATCCTGAGCAAGGAATGTCTTGTCCCTATCTGTTTGAATAGCACTTAGGTTGAGGTGTTGCTGGCATCTTGCTTGttattaacaaaataataacattCTGGACTAAAGGAGACTAGAATTgtgattatttccctttttttgttttacagctggCAAGATAGAAATCTTGAAGTGGCTTTTTACTTGGCCATTGAGTTTTGTCCTGTACTTCACAGTGCCCAACTGTAACAAACCCCACTTGGAAAAATGGTTCATGGTTACTTTTGCTTCTTCTACCCTCTGGATTGCAGCTTTCTCCTACATGATGGTGTGGATGGTACGTACCAACTAAAGCAGAAACCACAGCCTGGGAGGGGCAACAGAAGTGGTTTTTGACAGCTTAGAGAAATTTGTAGAAAGCTCTACGTACCTGAATTTTTAAATGAGAAGCCTTAAGCCTGCTTCCATTTCTATTAGACCGGTCCACACTGAGAGAAGAAAATTAGGGGCCGGTAACCATGGCCTTTGAACTTCATTCATGGCTGGAATTTCACCCAGGTTCtttaacatgggaaaaaaattacacttgcaCCAGTTTAACACCTCCTTCTTGTGCAGGGCGGTGTAAAGAGGCCCTGGTGCTAGTAAGAATCTGGCCTCaatagcttttccttttcttggagcaAGCAAGCTTGAGAGACGGAGTTGTGAATGACGAAACTTGGAACTCGGCATGAACAAAAGCATGACATTGAGCCAAATCTTGCACAACTACTCTAGTTAACAGGAACTTAATTCTACCTCATTATCCTAAAGGTAGAAGTGGataaataaaaaggaacacaAGGAAATACACGCATAGTTGGACTGTTCACAGGGGACAAGTTTTGTGCACTGGCTGGGTCATTGAGCCTTTTAGCTTGCTGCAGGCCTCACTACATGATATGTGTAGGTAAAAAGTGTAAGTCATCCTCGTTAGGATTACAGTAACACTGCAGCATGGATTGTGTTTCTTTTGGGCCGGTCTGTACTCTTAAGCAGAATCAGACAATGATGGAGCATCGGCATCAGGAGAAGGTCTAACAAGGGAAGCCTGGGTCTGGGCTGCTGCACTTTTGATGGGGTGCACGATTCATGGTCTGCGTCGGCATGGGACCCGAAGAGCGTGGAGATGCCTCGCTAAAGCACTGGCAACTGCttccctgctgggaagggggaggcagCAAAAAAATCTTCACTGCCTTCACAGTTCGTTCTTGTACTAAATGCAAAAATGAATGCCAGGCTTTTCCCTAGGAACTAATCAAAGCAGTTATAGAAGacgggtttttattttgttttgttttcaatagcCCATGttaccctgaaaaaaaaccagaaggttACTTGCTGCTTTTCATCTGCGAGGATGAgctgtttttcaagaaaaaaagctatCGCAGCTTTCCATAGCTGAAATACCAGAGCCCACTGGGTCACTGTGTTGCTTCTAACATATGGTTCACATTTCTTGCAGTATGCTGCAGAGAGTTCAGAAGAGCAATTAAATGTGGCTTATAGGAAATGGGTGTCATTAGACAAAGGcatccaaaattttaaaatattaatcaatTTGAAGAGCACTAATTTATCGTAGATAAGAGTTTatagcaaaggaaagaggaaattaaagGTATCTCTTCTCTGCCAGTAGGAATTGTTTGCAGTCACTTGGCGATATGTCCCTGCATATAGCGTTCTCGTAGTATAATGAACCATGGGGGTGGTTTAGTGTCTGCTTAGCTATTATTTGTATATAATAATGTCTGCAAACTTCAGCCAAGACAAGGAGACTGTTACACAGGGTAGTGGGCCACCATATAGTCTCTTTTCCAGGTTAGTATCAGAAAAATTATGGATGAAAGGTGTGAAGCAGCTAACCACAGGGAGTACAAAGCACGTCATTGCTATGCTCTGCCAGGGGATGAATATACCAAAAGAGCCTTTAAAGAAAAGTGTGAGTTTTCGCAGAGCAGTGAACTCTGTCTCACAGCATCTTGCAGAATTGGGCCAAGCTGCTCTCTGATTTTAATTCTTGTAAACAGCTTGACAGTTTATTTCCTGTCCTTAGGTGACAATCATTGGCTACACACTGGGAATTCCAGATGTGATCATGGGCATCACTTTCTTGGCAGCTGGAACCAGTGTGCCGGACTGCATGGCAAGCCTTATCGTAGCAAGGCAAGGTAGGTTCATCACAGAGAATGTTATACTGCTATGGAAGTATTTCCTTCTGTCCTCTTCCTCTTTAGGTAGCGCAGATGTGTCCTGAATGTGAAAACAAACAGAGCCCTTTTCCTGATGCTGAAATTTGAAACAAGAACCAAGAAGGAAATTCATTATGTTGCTATTACAAAGCAGCTAATATGTTCTTAATGATGGTGCGGAACAAATTTTGGCACTATGGTCAACTACAAGCCTTCCCCAAAAGTCACAatgttttccttaatttaaaTATCAATGGTATAGAATTGTTCAAAACATGGCATAAGGGTCTTTCAGGTCACTTTCCAGCTTGTCTCCACAGTCATAAGGACTGGAAGATAGTTCTGTTTTTAATGAAACTCTttgaaactccttttttttttttttttccttgtgactcCAGCAACAGgtgttttaagagaaaaagaaagttgtCAGTACTGCTTTGGGGAACAAAAACAGTGGCTCTTCGTTGAAACAACTGGCTGCTTAATAAATAGACTAACTGAAGACCTAATCTAATCAGTCCAGTATAGAAACTCATGTGTCACGGTTACATTAAGCATCAAAAGCCCCACTGAGCATGGCACAAGAGTGCCAGtgggctgcagccagcacagccagTGGCCAGGGTCCCCACAGCAGTGGAGGATTAGTTGTGGGAAGTTCTCAGATGATCCTAGGAGGTGGATTCAGGCCCTTCAACCCTGCTAGCCTTGTGTGATGGGGTGGTGAAAGGGAAGGAATGGGATGAGTGAGATCTCCTTTAACTCTTTGCCTTACTCCTTGGAAATTGTCTGGATTAGCTCAGATtaatgtatttctgtttaaaagttgAAAGACTTCTCTGAGACATGTTTGATTGTACATGGTTTCCATTCCTGCAGGTATGGGAGATATGGCTGTGTCAAACTCCATCGGAAGCAAtgtttttgatattttaattggCCTAGGCCTCCCGTGGGCTTTGCAGACCCTAGCAGTGAATTATGGATCATACGTAAGTCCTACATTAGTTCATatgattcttttttaatttttttctttaagaaaacagatctatttaaaaaaaaaaagtccaaaattcTGTGGACTGGATTTGGAGAAACAAATAGTTTTGCTCTGTTACAGTTTGGGAGAAGTACCAAGTAATTGTCAGTGGATGTTCCCCATCCTTTGGAGGACAGGTACTTCCATTTCTTCCTTAAAGGGAGTCTGTGCTGAAATAAACCAAGTCACTAGAGTATATGGTATTTTCACGCACTTGAATATATTCCAATTAAGGAGAATTATCCTGTTTTTAATAAGACAGAGGGGATAAACACATAGGTGAAAATTAAAGCATAGAGAAAACCTCTAGGGCCTTTGGTAAGAAAAATTCTAGCATGGTTAAACTGTTAACACACTGTAAGATGAAGGAAGCGGTTAAATAACTGGATATTTCAGAGCATGACCATCATCAGGAAACACTGCAGAGCTTTCCTGTTTGAGAAAATCTACCCAACACCAATGAAACTGTCCTTTACTTCCCAAATGACAAAAGAgccacccccctgtccccaaAGTTGTTTGCAAGCTCCCTTCTgacaaggcagaggaggagatgcCATGAAGTCCTAGAGGGAACTCGCTGTTGCTATTGCTGTTAGCTGGACAACGCTCAGACAGCAGTGTAGGACAGAGGAAAGATTGTTGATTATAATCACTGAGTAAACGCAAAGTTAAAGGactggagaatcacagaattgttgagaTTGGCAAgtacctccggagatcatctggtccccagccctctgctcaaagcaggggcagCTAGAGCAAGATGCTTgggaccatgtccagttgggtcttgaatacctccaaggatggaaactacACAGTTGCTCTCAgcagcctgttccggtgtttgaccactctcacagtaaaagaGCATTCTTACGTTTAAATgcaatttctgtatttaaaattgtGCATGTTATCTCTTGTCCTTTTAATGGATACCACTCCGGAGAGTCTGGCTGCACGTTGTCTTcttccatcaggtatttatacacatcgATAAGATTCCCATGAATCTGCTCTTTTCCGGGCTGAATAgtcccaactctttcagcctctcTTTGTATCTCAGGTGCTGCAGTCCCTTATATCATTCTTGTGGGccttcactggactcgctccagtaagTCTGTATGTTCCTTGTattgaggagcccagaactggaccaagcactccagatgtgtctcaccaatgctgagtagagaaggatcatctccctctacctgctgggaGTGCTTCTTctaacgcagcccaggatgctgttggtgcTCCATGCCACAAGGGTGCATTGTGAACTTtagcttggtgtccaccaggatcaAGAGGTCTttctctgccaagctgctttccagctggtcagcccccgCATGTACTgatgcgtggggttattccttcccaggtgcaggacttttcatttccctttgttggTGTTCGTGAGTTTCCTGCCTGCagatttctccagcctgtccaggtccctctggatggcagcacaacccactgGTGCATCAGCCACCCCTCACAGTTTTGTaccagctgcaaacttgctgaaggtgccctctgccccatcatccagttCATGAATAAAGACGTTAAGCAGCGTTGACCCGTGGGGTAAACGACTactgactggcctccagctggactttcaGCACAGCGGTTTGGCCAGTTATCAGTCCACTCCACTGTCCACTTATTTCATCTGTTCTTCCTCTGTTTGTCTACGAGTATGTTTGAGAAACAACGTcaaaaagccttgctaaagtcaacaTAAACAACATCTGTTGCTCTCCTCTCATCCAGCAAGTCCACctcatcgtagaaggctatcaggctGGTAAACATGATTTCCCCTGCTTAAATCTGTAGGTCTGCTcacaatcaccttcttgtccttcatatgttTAGAAGTGGTTCCCAGGATTATTTGCTTCATCACCTTCCCAGGTATCAAGGtcaggctgaccagcctgtagttcctgGGATCTTCCCTCTCCTTGAATATAGGTGTGACAAAAGGAAGCAATGCTGTAGGAAGAAAATCCCTTTCTTCAATGAGCAACTTATCTGTAGCTCATCTATATTTTTGCGGAAAAGGATGAAAACAAGTGACTGAAGAGAAGCAGCCAGCTTTCATGGAGGCATAACAATGTCACTACTGTTTTGCACACCCAAAATGATCATTGTACAGCGTGATCACGTGGTTAGAGAAGGCAGTCTTGGAAACAGCCCCACAATTAGCAAAGAGAGTTTCCTCAGTTTTCACTTGCAGTTCCTGGATTTCTGTCTAAATCCTTGGATAATTggacttcaaaacaaaacaagcccccTCCCTTCATCCCCCACATTATTAgtcattaattatttaaatattactaAGTTGCCAGAAAAGGCTTGAGTTAGCTGGGTCAGGTGTAGCCTGGTGACAGCTTTAAGAGCTACAAGGTGCTGTTAGTTATTCAGGGAGCCCTGCTGATGTGCCTGGCACACGGAGGTCAGCAGGGGCAGAGGACAAGGAGCTCCTGCTCCCTGAGGGTCCATAGGGCTGAGCCTTGGGCTGCTCGCACAAGCAAGGCCTGCTCACTGTGCGGGGGTTCACAGGCTTGGGCCAACCCGCTTGTCCGCTAAATGTGACTGGGAGTCAGAAGCACTAGGTAATTTCTGAGCTAAGAGTGACAATTTAGCTCTGCTCCTTCGGTATTTGGTAGGATCCAAATTTGTCCTTGTAGCATCTCCTCCAAGAGAGGAACTCCTCAAAGCCATTGTGATGCCCCTGTCTTGCGTACAGAAGGAAGGAGAGATTTGTAAAAGACAAAAAGAGCTTGCTTGTTCGTGATTGCTTTTGCATAGCCATCCAAAACCACGATGCCTCCCCAGAATGTTTAATAGTAGAGGGCTGTGGCAAGGTTAAGCTTTTGCTGAAAGTAGAGagtaaatgcattttattcaaTAAGCTGTTAAGGCAGTGATAGCTTTTGTGGAAGCCAAAAAAAAGTAGACTGTTTGATTTGAAAGTTAAGCTTTAACACGGAAGACCGTCCTAGAAGACCTCTCCAGCCTTATTTTTCTGGAAGTCTAAACACTCAAAGAGTATGGTATTTCTCTAATATCATACTCCGTAAAATTTCTACGTATCTCTTATTCCAGGCTGCCTGACTCAGAATCCTCTGTGGCCAAATCTTGCTCCCTGTTAATGCTGGTGTCAAGAGTTCTGGCGTGTTGCTGTGCAGAACTGGAGAAGAGGGTctgctccctttttctttccctttgcctctGTGCTGCAGTGTGCACATGCACGTGGCAGTGTGACGTCCTGTGATTATGCACATTCTGAACTTTCTCAGCCGCATGCGGTAAAGCGGCTTCACACACTAACCAGCCAAGTAGCTGCTCCCAACCAGAAGGAGATTTGTGGGGTTTCGTTCTGAATGTCAAGAGCAGTCTCGCTGCCAATGGCACTTTCAGCTGCGGTAGCACCTTTCGTAGGATGAGCTTGTGTTTGAGCCTTCCTTAAACTCCCTGAGGGCAGGTGGGTGTTTCAGAGCCCATTTTACAGAGGGTGCATTTTGATTTGAGGTAAGCGGAGAGCTTTGGATGAGATACAGCCTGCAAGCTTGTGGCTGGTTGTGAAACATCGATATATTGAAAGCATTGTCCTGCAAGGTCCTGGTTATTGCATAGTTTTGTCATATGCCTGGCAGCAACCACAAGAAGCCCGATGCAGAATCACGACTTCTTGTTTAAACAAGTTCAGTCTATGAGATAGTGCCTGAGGGGGAAAAATACAGCTTGTGATCTAATAGATAAGACAGGAAAAGAGCAAGAGGGGACCTGTCGAAGAGAGACTAATGGACTTGCTGCAGGTCACACAGTAGGTAAGTGGCAGAACTGGAAAGAGACTGTGAATC contains:
- the SLC24A3 gene encoding sodium/potassium/calcium exchanger 3; translated protein: MFYALAIVCDDFFVPSLEKICERLHLSEDVAGATFMAAGSSAPELFTSVIGVFITKGDVGVGTIVGSAVFNILCIIGVCGLFAGQVVALSSWSLLRDSIYYTLSVVALIVFIYDEKVSWWESLVLVLMYVIYIVIMKYNSTIHHCFERKTKNSANMVNGLANNTEMDDNSNCDATVVLLKKGNCSRNFHRKASVIMVDELLSAYPHQLSFSEAGLRIMITSHFPPKTRLSMASRMLINERQRLINSRTYTNGESEVAIKIPIKHVVENGTGPSNSAERGVNGTRRDEDMAEAGNETENENEDNENNENDEEEEEDDDDDDHEGPYTPFDLPTGKIEILKWLFTWPLSFVLYFTVPNCNKPHLEKWFMVTFASSTLWIAAFSYMMVWMVTIIGYTLGIPDVIMGITFLAAGTSVPDCMASLIVARQGMGDMAVSNSIGSNVFDILIGLGLPWALQTLAVNYGSYIRLNSRGLIYSVGLLLASVFVTVFGVHMNKWKLDKKLGCVCLSLYGIFLCFSIMTEFNVFTFVNLPMCRDH